The DNA region AAAAATCACAGAAAGACCAAATAACTGAAAATAAATGCTGGATTTGTTTCTGGTCTGATCTCTAGtgactgaaaaaaatatatgcatatgtTAACTGAAAAATCCCACAACAGCCGCCTTCAAATATCTGTACCAAATATCATTTTTTCTAGATGCACTTATATTTTGTAAACTGTATGTATCACATATCAACGAGataatttaaaagttttaaaaatgaaactctACAGAAAATGCCACACTGTCATTGAACTGCAGCATGTCttaactgaaaaaaattagatatATTTTGTATCACTATACATTGAAACAAAGACACTTCGTATACTGGGGTTTGAAGTTGACTTGTTTTCCcgaaataaagttaaaatatcCAGTTTAACCTGAGGCTCAACAATGGCTTTTATTCAAACGTCCTCACTTGTATTACATTATAATTCTAACAATGAGATCCATTGCACATCCCTTGAACCAATTCTACGCTGTCCTCCTCCGACCTTAAAGCACGGAGAAGTCATCAATATCGGCCTGATCTGATTAAAACTTACCATAATACTTGCAATAAGCTAATCGAAACCCTTCGGATCCCCCATCATCTTTAACAGAGTGGATTGATTAAAAAGCAGCCAGGCTACTAATTAGCAGGTGACTTCGGATGCCACCAAGAAAACAGACAGAACAGTTTTAGGAGCCAGAAATGATATGGAATAAAGCCTCCCCGCCTCAAAGAGGTGAAGGCTCCCTTCCCCAAGCAGCTGCCTTAATAAGAGACTCACCTTCGTCCGCATCATACATCTTGGCAAAGGTTCCTCTCGGCTGGTCACGAATACAAGCAAGGTACTAGCCACCACCAAGACGGCTCCCTTCTGAAACAGAGGCACGGGATTATTATCGCGCTTGCGCGGAGCTCGCGTTTCTCGGCTACTTCCTATCGCTTCAAAACCTCATTTCCTTTCCCATTAGGGTCGTGCAAAGGCTTCTGGTCCTTCGGCAAAACATTTGCGCATGCTTAGCCGTATAGTGGAACTTCATGCGGGATCCCCTTGTCCGGCTAATTTTATTTAGGGAAAGATCTTGCCGTGAATTGTAATCCGAGGACGGGCTGCATAGGGTCCAAAcattcttcccctccccttctaatATGCACTGTTGTGTGCAAAGATAGCAAGAATCGCGGTAGACAGATTTTCTGGTTTCTGGTTTGGTTTAGGATTTCTCTGTTAAACGAGAAAAAGCAAAGTATCTCATGCAAATGAATGCCGCCTTGGTTTGACAGGTGACAGTTCACACAGATCGGCATTTGCTACAGCCTCAAGTATGTTTTGTTTTGGAGATTTTCAAAAATGTAGTATTTGCGTAGCTATTTCAAGAGTTTATTTTTCTCCCTGTCTTCCATAATATATCCTTAACAGGATCACTGCATTTACAAAATTCTCCTAAAAAAATAATAGTCATTGAATTCATTAACTGGAGCCAAAAATATCTAATGGGTCACACAGTCTGTTATTGATTCACAGTCTGTTACTGTTCTAGGAATAATTTGAATATAGTTGGAATTGTACACTCCTTCAGGAACAGCAACCCTTTTAATGCTCTTTAAGACACCCAATGTGCTCATTTGCTTAAGAGAAGCAATTCGTGTGGAATGCAGTAGAGTATGCAGTTAATGTGTTATTCCTAAATAAGTGAACACATTTAGTTtgaatattcaaaataaatacatttgttttcAAAAAATGTTTACATTCGAATTTGTTGGTCGTAGATTTCTGATTCAGTTGTGGATCAGTAGCTGCAAAAAAGGGttttgtgtgtgttccagtattggttgattatgtgccattaagtCATTTTCAATCCTAGAAACCACATAAATTTTCCCCATGACATCTGTCCCTAACCTGTTCTTTCAAGTCTCCCAATTGGTAcactcattgccattgtaacttaacCCATTCACCGTGCTGATGGTCATTCTCTTCTtgtcttccacctttcccagcatcacAGCTATGAAGTTAGGTCTTTGCAGAATGTGTccgaagtaggataatttgtTCCTGGTTATTTATGCTTTGAGTGACAACTCTGGATTGATTTCTTTGATTATATGTTTGTTTTCatcattctcagtcatccagatcgtagttgtcctaaaggtgctttttttggaggcaactggacttcgttttttctgtgaagacatttcatttctcatccaagaagcttcttcagctctgataggatttGTTTTCATAGCTGTCTATggcaggagttttctccaacaccaaaCTTCACAGGCTCATTTCTCTTCCTATACTGCTTCTCTAAAGTCCCACTTTCGCTTCCTTTGAGAGCCCCAGCGTGGCACTGCTGAAATTATTCAAACGTTTCAAGACAAATCCGGAActtttgtgaattctgctcatgtCTAACCCTTAAAACTGAATCCTGAACTCTAAATTTTTAAGAGAGGAATTTGAGCTTGCCTTCGGAatttgtgggggcttcatcacttgacttgagactttcaagaagagattggactgccatttgtcagaaatggtgtagggtcttctgcttgagagAGGGGGATTGGACTAAGTGACCcataagtcccttccaactctgttggccTCAAGCCCTCCAGGGCGCTTCAGGCTTGAAGGGGAGGAGCTTGAAGGGGAGGAGCCTCAGCCGTTCGCCTAGGCCTGCGCTCCTCCCACAGAGGTCGAAAGTGGCTGAAAGGCTGCATGGTTGGTGCGACTTTGGTTGTCCCGGTCCGCTCGTTTGCTCGTGGACGGCGATGAACGTCTTCCGGCGGATTTTTGCTGGGGGCCTTCCTCGCTTTTGGCGGCCGCTCCGGCTTTCCGAGCCTGCTTGTGGTAAAAGAATCGGCGCGCTGCTTTGCCGCACCTCGGTGGACTGCCCCCCTCACTTCCCACTAGGGAAGGAACCCCGTGGGCGCTGGggagaagcggcggtggcggtgTCCCCCGAATTGATGGAGCAGGAGGAGTTCGTCTTCCCCGAATATATCCCCGAGGAGCTGTCCTTAGATGAGGAGAAACGGCTGGTGGAGGCAGCGGTGGTGCAGGAGCTGGAGCAGGAGCGGCCTAAGAGCGGCGGGCACCCGCAGCAGCCCCGAGAAGGACGCCAGAAGGCAGCACGGAGTCACCAAGCGACGGGGCGGCCGGACGCTTCGGTGCGGCCGAGCGGAGTGAGTTGCTCTGGATGCGGCGCGGAGCTACACTGCCGGGATCCGGCCGTGCCGGGATATCTGCCCAGCGAGAAATACCTGAGCCTGCTGGGGCCTGAAGCGCTCCTGCAGCTGGAGGAAGATGAAGGAAAACAGAAGAAGGGGGCGAAGGACTGGAATGACCCCGTCAGGAAGGCGCTGGAAGGAACTGTGTGCCAGCGCTGCTGGCTTCTGATGCACCACCACCAAGCCCTCAAGGTGGAAATGTCCCGGGAGGCATACTACAACCTGGTGAGCGCCGCCTTAAAACGGCCTCCTCGTCACGGACGCTCACACCTTGTGCTCTGCATGGTGGATCTGCTGGATCTGCCTGACTCAATTCTGCCTGATCTGTCCAAGTTGGTGGGGACGGAGTCTCACTTATTTGTTCTAGGCAACAAGGTGGACCTTCTGCCTGCTGACTCTCCAAAATACCTGAAGCACCTCCAGGAGCTGCTGTTGAAGCATTGTGAGGATGCTGGCCTTGTGGATTTGAGCCAGCCTTCTGGAACCCCAAACCAGCGTATAATTGATGTGCACCTCATCAGTGCCAAGACAGGCTATGGAATAGAAACCCTGATCTCCAAATTGCAGCAGTCTTGGAAACTAAATGGGGATGTATACCTTGTAGGAGCAGCCAACAGTGGAAAGTCGTCTCTCTTTAATACACTCTTGCATTCTGACTATTGCAAATCCAAAGCTTCTGATGTGATTCACAGAGCAACCATCTCACCTTTCCCTGGTAAGGGGGAATTAAGGCATGCTTTAATAACTTATCCTTTTCAGGAAAACCCACATGGAACATCTGAGcactttgttttaaaaagcattacTTAAAGGCTGTAtcatggtttttatttatttatttgattttggcctgcttttatttttataggtGGAAAACATACATACCAACAACAATcatgtgaggtaggttgggctgagagtaaGTAACTAGCCCAAAGTTGCGCAGCCAGCATTcatccctaaggcaggactagaactcacagtctcctagtttctaggccagcactttaacTACTTTATCATACTAGCTCTTCTTGTATAGAAATCCTTTTGCTGAGATGAAATTGGATTTTTCACATATTTCCACGTTTCCACAGTCAGGATGAtcaaccagcctgcatttataTTTCCAATATTGACACCTGCCATGGTTGGTTCAAATTTGGTTGAGGCTGTCCAGATTTTCCTTGGAGATCAAAGCTGTACTGTGTCACATACTAAATTAAACAGATCAGGGTGAGAAGGTGCCCTGCTATCTCAACGTCAAAGTATTTTTTGACTAATTGCTGTCCAAGTTTCCATGGCGGCTTCGAGATTTGAAAATTTGATCATGACAATCCATGTGTATAAGTAATAATAGGTTTGCTTCACATTTTTGCCACTCCTTTTTTATAGCTAATTGTCTTTGAAGGTGTGACTAGCCTCATGGTGCACCCTGGGCAATGTCACAGCTGACTAGTCTACACATTCCAGCTGCTGCACCTCACAAGGATTTCCCAGCAAGAAGTAGCAGCATGATTACTGAAAATGATAGTTTAATGTAAAGGAGACAATAGAATTATAGAAAGGCTAATAATTCTTGCTAGACAACTAATGGTGTTTGAAACCTAATGCTAATAATTTTAGAACAAGTGTGTTGAGAACACTTTGATAACAGCCATTGAGTTAACTAGTAAAAGATGTTACTGTTCAATTCATTTTATGGCTGTGAAGAATTCAGTCTTTCTTTAAGAAAATTTAACTTTTAAACATAACTAGGGTAAGTGTCATAGGTTTGACATAACATTTCTCAAATAAAAGTTATTCTGAGACCTCTGTTAGTCTTTATACAGAATCCCTAAATGTTTATATAATAATGTAACGAAAGCCTTATAATTTTTTCCCTAAATATCTAACAATTGctttttttctcaaaactgtCTTAAAACTGCCTTTcaagtaaaataacaatacaataagGTGAATCTGTCTCAACTGTTCATTGGTTTTGCCTCATTAGGTAGCACTACCTAGCCTACTGTATTGATCTCAAaaacatacaggtaatcctcgacttgcattcatttagtgatcaaagttacatttgaaaaaagggacttatgaccacttttcacataaCTG from Thamnophis elegans isolate rThaEle1 chromosome 3, rThaEle1.pri, whole genome shotgun sequence includes:
- the NOA1 gene encoding nitric oxide-associated protein 1, yielding MNVFRRIFAGGLPRFWRPLRLSEPACGKRIGALLCRTSVDCPPHFPLGKEPRGRWGEAAVAVSPELMEQEEFVFPEYIPEELSLDEEKRLVEAAVVQELEQERPKSGGHPQQPREGRQKAARSHQATGRPDASVRPSGVSCSGCGAELHCRDPAVPGYLPSEKYLSLLGPEALLQLEEDEGKQKKGAKDWNDPVRKALEGTVCQRCWLLMHHHQALKVEMSREAYYNLVSAALKRPPRHGRSHLVLCMVDLLDLPDSILPDLSKLVGTESHLFVLGNKVDLLPADSPKYLKHLQELLLKHCEDAGLVDLSQPSGTPNQRIIDVHLISAKTGYGIETLISKLQQSWKLNGDVYLVGAANSGKSSLFNTLLHSDYCKSKASDVIHRATISPFPGTTLNLLKFPIINPTPYRVLRRQERLKEDSEKSEEDLSINEQKQLNILKKQGYLIGRIGRTFKQPEKNEKNIEIDFDFEALSMSMEEEPSPPRKANTTKIELTYNEVKDCRWFHDTPGIIKDECVLNLLTEKEIKYVLPTIAIVPRTFILKPGTTLFLGALGRIDYLQGNQSSWFSVVASNLLPVHITATEKADAVYQKHAGQPLLKVPMGGEERMNEFPPLVPQEVMLEGIGVDEAIADIKLSSAGWVAVTAPSNNKMQLKCYTPEGTLVTIRKPPLLPYIVHLKGQRVKGSSTYRTKRPPSFVQNLKSNKEKKIKYKVL